The stretch of DNA GAAAGTCTTCTCATCGGAATCCTCCTTTCTAAGAACAAACATGTTCTCTTCCCAGATAACCAGCAGTTTGTGAGTTTCCCCTCTCACCCAAGAgacacaacagatagacaggCTACAACAACAAGCCTGACACTTGAAAAACACTGttcacataaaagaaaatggaggagcAGGAATGAATACCAAAATACTGATAGTGTCATTTTGATTTTTGGTTTTACAGTAACAAATGTACCAAGTTACTTTAAGATAGACGGCAagaatgaagacattttttattctttggtaTGCTGACTGCAGAATATTTAGAAAATGTGCTGGGTTCTCATCACTATCAACAATTACCTTCAATCTGTCATACacagaatatgcaaactccaaaTAGATTTTAATATCTATTACCCAAAGCAGTTGTTATCAGTTCAAAAAAGTTAACACTTGAACCTCGAAGTTGCATGAGATGAAATATTAATGCTGCTGTCAAACTGAAAACCAACAGAATGTACTCTGCTCCTGCCTGTCTCCAGCATGGATTTaggtttttatttcagagcAACTATTCTGTTCTCGGGTTTGGAGTTCTACGCTGAAGTACATGAGGTTAGACGACACACCACATGTCTGTGCTGCTTTCTCTTTTACCAAGAGGAACAAACTGCAGTGTCTTCTTTCCAGCTGTTGCATCTGGACGCAAAACAATAGAGCCAGTGTACCACAGCTGCAACTGTCTATAAAGGGACGCCTTCTTAAGACCTCCAGGCTCCAGCGCTGAGTGGCAGCTGCGCACAAAGTTacttctgtgtcacattcaaATGTCTGAAGAAAGGTACTATGGAAGTACCCGGTTGCACCAAAAGTTCCTagtaaattttacattttctgaataTAGTATGAATATTCTTTGAACtgatgagcaaaaaaaaaaaaaaaaaggaagtgaaggagACGTAGCACACCTTTTTCCACTGAACAGTGTGTGCAGCCGAGGCCTTGGTCTTGCACTGCCATTCCACCTTGTTTCCGAGCATGACGACTTGCGGTTCAGCAGGGACCATGTTCATCGGGTCGATGTCTGACACCGGAAATGAAAAGCAATTGAGAAAGAGGGATGAAGATACACGAAAGTCTAATGCCTAATATACAGGACATTCAGATGGGTTGAAGAGGTGCCCCCTTCAAATCAAAAACCTGCACTGTTTAAAAAGCCATGTAATAAGGCTCTTTGTAAGAGCAGAATATTTAGGGCTCTTTGAGCACAAAGCTAATGCACTTACTCTGAAGTTGAGCCCATTTTGAAGCCTAAGTTAAGCCTCTTCCATGCTATTTCTAGGCTATCTCCGTTAAATGTCTGTGATAAGATCAAATTAGGCGGTGTGGTTGGGATAACATTAAAGCACCAGATGAACTGTGAAAAATTGAATTGGATATCGTCCAGGTGAAAGGATTCCATTAGAGCTTATTCTGTTTCAAGCCTTTTACTTCTGTGATTCACTGATGAAAAGAACGGCTTTACTGCAAGGGCTAACCTGTCGAAACCAGCGGCAAATGGTTCTTTGTATGTTTTGACTTAGTTTTGAGTCCTGTGCTTGACTTTGGCTCACTCACAGTGGACGTTGAGGTTGATTATTCCACTCAGGTCGGCTTCCAAGTTATCGAAATCCATGGCTGTGCACTTGTACACACCGGCGTCGGTGCGCTTGACAGATTTTAATGTCAGGAGACCACCCTGAACACGGATGGCTTCTCCCTACAGGATGAAGGACATGGATTGGACAAGAGACACATCAAGAAGAAATATTCATCTTATTTTTATGAAAAGGAGGGATTcatctgaaaaatgacaaacattacTCTAGTTTTTTCcccacaggaaacacaaacgTACATCTTTAAAGAAGTCAAACTCTGGCTGAGGGTTACCATCCGTCTCACACTTCATGGTGACAGTATCGCCCTCTTTAATTGGATCAGTGTTGAGGAGGGAAAAGGTCGCCTTCTCAGACGGATCTAAATGGGCAAGAAGAGACAAGGACCGTGTTAACAGTCCTCCTTTGGATACATTTACACTGTTACACTGTATATCATcaatcacagattttttttccagaaaggATGTTTTACTTTCACAGTACCAGCACTTTCCTTTTCTCATTATTCTTCTTCAGCAGATGCATTAACCTACCATGTTTGGCAGGTGGAAAGTTACACACCCGATGCTATGGacccagaaaaggaaaatacagaCCTGACATAACTTTTACTCTGACATAATCAGTCAATTCATTTTCTGattgctttctttatttctttgtcttaaaaaaaaaaaaaaaaaaaaaaaaaaaaaaaagtgaaaacttaTTCTAACCCTAGCActggaaaatacaaatattttgcatttttgcttAATAGTTGAtgattttcacacatttaccTGGAGCACATCATATCTGGGATACTTTTGCTTTAGTGCAACAGTTTGGGGCAAACTAGATTgatttttttactcctttttttaCCCCTAAACTCTTCAGACTTGATGCTGATGACCCCCAATTAAAGACCCACATCATAGATTAACTGGACGCAACACCCCACCATTTCTGATCGCATCCCTCCACTCACAGTTCAGGTTGATGGTCATGGTGTCGGACTTCTTCTGTTTGATTTGGTCTCCTGGCATGCTGTACTCCACAGTGCACTGGAACACAGAGTCCTTGTCTGCCTTCGTGGGCTGCATGTACAGAGTGCTCTTGATAGTGTAGAGTCCTGAGGCCTCCTTCACCACAGAGGGAATCATGTAGGTCTCTGGCAAAGAGGAGGCACAGAGGaagtaaaaacaagatgaaTCTCTTGACTCTATGGGGCATGTACGATGatacacttttttgtttttttatcagcCAAAGCACGCATACGCTCTTTCCTGTCCTTCACTTCAGGCAGAGGCTGGTCATCTTTGAACCAGATAATTCTTGGCTGGGGATGTCCATTCATTGTCACACAGGTGCCAATCTGATACATAAGGACAAAAAGCAAGAGGGGCAAAAAAAAGGAGTGTCAGAAAAATCTGTATCATCATTGCTTTTTGAAATATcaggggacacacacacacctcagagcTTGTAGTTTCTCCCACAGAAATGGCCTGACTTGATGGTCTTGTAAGTTCCGGCTTTTCAGGAGCAACTGAGGCAAGAAAACGGGGAGAGAAAGGTGTTGTTATTATATCTTTATGATTCAAAGAAACCTTAAATGTTGACACTGAGATACAGGCACGCATcaagacacacactgcactgcatATGCAGTTCAACCCACATGCCTGCTGACCCTGTTAAGTAAGTGGGGCAGTAAATATCCTGCCACACATTACTCTATGGCGACCTGCTTCTTATGAGCTGATAAGGGAAAtcacaaaaaccccaaaacaactCCCCCTTACGCCTCCATTTCTCTGGATTACACACACAACTACAGGCTCCCTCCTATTTCTCGGCATCATTCCCTAATTTCTCTTGTCCACATGCAAGGTCATCTTATCACTGGCTGCAGCTGTGACTTCTGATGAAAAGAAACAGTAGAAAGTCATTCcattctttgttttaatttttttttttcccttccactGCTCCTAAAACCGCAGGAGTATTTATAAAAGTGTTCCCATCCCACACACTGAACAGGTGCAGGTTGCAGTATGTAAGAACAGGCATAGCTCAGTGGGAAAACATTCAAAAGTAGGTTTCTTCACCCTGGTGACCAATGAAGATGACTCAGCTTTTACGTTGAGcccatgttttcagttttaagaCAGCAGAGCACACTAAGTGGAGTAGAAGAAAGAttggttttattattgttgtttctaTTTAAAGTGTGCTTTTGGTCAGCAGGCTTTCTGTTTACTCTGTACTGTAAGCctccagagagagaaagagacaagacaGACTACCACTCCCGTAGCTCAAACCCCCGGAGACCTCATAACTCAGTCCTATTAAGTTAAGGCAGGACAGACAATAATTCACCTCCTGTTGAGTCAAGAGTTCAAATGCGGACAgcaaataatttctgttttttgggaTAGGCTGTTTCCTTACCACCGTGGACATTAAGTGCATCTAAAAAGGTCTTTGTTAAAGCTCATTATTGTGGTATTGTCAAACACAGACTGGCCCATTCACAATTAATAGCTTATTTTATGAGATAGTTTTAAAGCTCAGTGCCTTTGAGTGCATCAATGTTAATGGTTAACTTGAAGCATGTTAACTAAAGAAATGGTTGTTTGGTTACTGTGCCTCTTCAGGGTGATTGATCGGTCCAAtccaaaatgcaaatgaactcTATTCCCCTAAATGTGAGAAGTATGACTGATGTTTGTTTAAGGTTTGCTCCAGGAGCGCCAAGGACACAGTGAGCTGCATCAGGGTCAGCCCTCAATGCCTTGGCGATCAATCTGGACTGTTATTAAGGTTAGATATATGAGACATGACAGGTGTGATTGAACTATTTATCAATTGTGTCAAGAGTGATTAGATCGTGCTTAATTGACCTCTTGGGAACTTATCAAAGGAAATTGGTAACACTGAGCATTTGTAAAAGCTCTACACAATGAAGTCAATGAAAGAAATGTTGGCTTAAGTTTACTCAATTTGTAACAGATATAGGCAGTTCTAACAATTCTGAGAGTATTTCTACTCAAATGCTTTGCATGAAGTTATTTTGAACACGTGGGAAGTGCAATAGAGAAAATACATCACATGCATTAGATACAGTTAAGCCACTTCTAAATCAAAGCATGCATGAAGACGCATTCAGATCTGATTAAAGACATGAATCTTGAATGGCAGCGAGGAACCAAGTCATAAATTTCACACGTCAACAGCTGATAGGAAATTGTGTGCGCGCCCAAAGGGGGGTTGGGTTCTTTTTGAAAAGGTCATGTGGGTCAAGTTGAGGTCACATTAAAAGGCCAAAGTGAAATGGCTGACTCACAGAAAACTTTGAGCATAGTGGAGGCATCTGCGACCCCGGCGACACCAGCGGTGACCTGGCAGTAGAAGACGAGCTCGTCAGAGGGTTGAGTGGAAGTGATGGTCAAGGTGAAGTCCTCTCCAATGGAGACACGGCCAGTTAGATGGGTGCCCTCGTCACTTTTTCCCTCGCCACCCTGGGAGCGGAAAGCCACGCGCTTCCTTGTCCCCTGCTCCTCCTAAACGGCCAGACAGAGGGAGAGTGGGCTATAAGAAGAAAATCTAGAAATATGAGGATTAATAGCTttaggagaaaaacagaaataagtgAGAAAAATTAGGGAACCCGAGACTATAAATcaaacctaaaaaaatataaaaaaaattaaaaaataaaaatcaacttcAACTGCCGTTTCTCTACTAGTTGATTATGAACACTAACTTTTCCCCCTCAAACTCTtggaaaatgaatatttgaaatttACTTACAATGTACCATTCCACAATAGTGTTGCTTGGTGATGACATGGTGAATGTGCAGGGCAGTTTGGCAGTCTCGCCTTTCACCACCTCCACTTTAGGAGCCACCTTCACAGTCACGGCCCCACTGCATgctggacaaacaaaacaggaggcATTAATATGATTAAGGACTCCAGACCAGAGG from Echeneis naucrates chromosome 6, fEcheNa1.1, whole genome shotgun sequence encodes:
- the bcam gene encoding basal cell adhesion molecule — its product is MDGITLGRAPLLCTLLWALLACSGAVTVKVAPKVEVVKGETAKLPCTFTMSSPSNTIVEWYIEEQGTRKRVAFRSQGGEGKSDEGTHLTGRVSIGEDFTLTITSTQPSDELVFYCQVTAGVAGVADASTMLKVFFAPEKPELTRPSSQAISVGETTSSEIGTCVTMNGHPQPRIIWFKDDQPLPEVKDRKEQTYMIPSVVKEASGLYTIKSTLYMQPTKADKDSVFQCTVEYSMPGDQIKQKKSDTMTINLNYPSEKATFSLLNTDPIKEGDTVTMKCETDGNPQPEFDFFKDGEAIRVQGGLLTLKSVKRTDAGVYKCTAMDFDNLEADLSGIINLNVHYIDPMNMVPAEPQVVMLGNKVEWQCKTKASAAHTVQWKKGSEVLSQDGTLTIQDITYDKAGEYMCVGAVPSVPGLTAEASVNLTVKGKPMIETPAMAEVGKEGDMVTLECSSFGSPAPQFTWKPSGRESVSVKGNKLVSTVTLKATAEVMAGGVTCEVSNEYGTDSKSLPVSLKRAIDNSANRADKQQGGSSGVVIAVVVCVLLLLLLVALIYFLNKKSKLPCSKKGKKEVASGKVNNDIVVEMKTDKANEEAGLLNKRPSPEQ